The Tolypothrix sp. PCC 7712 region AGTCATTGTTGACATACTCCCCAGCCTGAAGGCATGGGGATTCTAGCTTCAGACAGCGATTGCTGGCGTAGCCAGTCTGACATCACCTAAGCCAACAGTCGATGCCCCGACTGCACAAATATTGCGACTAGCGTTTTCGTCTCTTCCATTAACTGACTGACAGGAAGGACAACGCCACTCTCTAACTGACAAATCAAGACTTTCTAGAATATGTTTACAATTAGAGCATGTCTTGCTACTTGGATACCACTGGTCGATAAAGACAACCAGTTTATTCTTCTTCTTGGCAACCCATTCTAGGATTTGCAGAAACTCACCAAACGCTAAGTCTGATATTTGCCTGCCCCAAAGACGTTGCATTCCTTTGAGATTTAAAGTCTCAAAACAGAGAATATCGAACCTATCTGTTAGCTCATGAGCTAATTTCCAGAACCAATCACGCCGACGGTTGGAAATATCTTCATGCTTGCGTACTAAATTCTTTCTGGCTCGTTCTCTGTTAGATGAGCCTTTTAGCTTTTTGGAATGCCGCGAACTTGCTTTTTTAATGGCGCTTAGGGATTGCTTGAAAAATTGGGGCGATTCAATTTTAGTGCCGTCTGAGCAAGTGAGGAATGTCTTTAACCCAAAATCAAAGCCAGCGATTTTACCCGTCTTAACTTCAACTTCTGAGCTACCCTCATCAACAACCAAAACCATAAATAACTCACCTAACGGGGTGCGTTTAATAGTTAGGGTTTTGACTGTTCCCTCAATTTCTCTGGACTTCCAAAACTGGTAAACTCGACTACCAATTTTTACCCTATTTCCACCCAAAAACTTATAACCTGCCTGCTTAAGGGTGAACGATTTGTATTTCTTGACCTTCTTAAATCCTGGTGGTCTTACTCCTTTGTTATTGTGTTTGAAAAACAATTGGTAAGCTTTCTCAATGCGTTGACAAATATCTTGTGCTGCTTGAGAACCTACTGATTGCCAAAAAGAATTACGCTTTCTTAATTTGGCGATATGAGCCTGAAGTTTTGCACAGTTTAAATGCTTGCCAAACATCCGGTAATACCTTTTATGTAGAGCAATGCAATGGTTATAAATCACTCCAGCAGCGTTGATTGTGCGCTTGAGGTGTCTATTCCTTTTGTGTTCGTACAATTTAAACTTCAGTGTTTTCATGCTAGTATTATACCATAAAACGACGGCAATATGACGGCATGAAGAAATTAACAGTTCGATGCTCTAATGAAGAGTATGAAACGCTTTTGAAATACTGCGAAGAAACAGATCGCACTCAAAATGACGTACTTAGAGAGATGATCCGGAAGTTGAAGAAAAGCCGTGCTAGAAGCACGGGGCTTTAGACCCAATTTTTTGGTAAACCACGACGACGGCGATCGCTTACCCACTCATTCGCCAATAATTCTATGGCTTCCCGTACCGCAACCTGGAGATTTTCCGTCACACCGTGGGCTAATTTATGACTTTGCTCTTCCAAAGTATCGTGTAATAAATCAGCCGATTCGCTATCAGGAGCCAGTGTTTCCCGCGATAGAAATGTAGCAATTTGCTCAAAACTACTTTTCTCACCCCGTCCAAAAGCCTCATCCAAATCAAAAGCCAACCACCGACCATTTGCATAGGTTTTGCGATCGCACAACAAAACCCGACTCCCCGCTAATAACATCAACCAACGGGGTGGTTCCTCGGTTTTAAAAATTTCTCCAACAGCCTTTCCCCAATCTCCCGGAAGCAATTTGTGGGTATTTTCAGCTAAGTTGGTGGGTAGTTTTGTCGGTAGCAACTGCATTTCCAAGGGGTCTTCACTCGGTATCCCATCAGGTAAACTCCCATCGGGGATACAAAAAGCACTCTCACAAATTATTAACCACGGTTGCCCAAACCGCTTTAATAGTCCCAAACTCGGCACATAAACATCCCCAGCACCAACGGGAATATCGAGTTGCTGTAAATCACCATAACCTAAAGCCTGTAACAAATACGAGTGCCAAGATTGAATATCAGCCCCTGCATTCTGTCGCTTTGACCAGTCAATTTCCTCAACAGCTTCAGCTTTAGCCTTAAAATATCGCTGTCCCAATCGTTGCAACTGTCGCGGACAAGCAGCAGCACCCGCTTCCTTCCACCCCTGGGTAAACTTCTGCGCGTCCTTAGAGAAACTGGTGTCTAGGTAATGAGATGAGTAATATTCACCAACGTTGTATACAGCGATATCCAGGGGCATTTGGGGATTGGGGATTTGAGATTATTCAGGAATTATACAAAAATAACTCAGTAGTGCGGGGCATCTTGCCTGCTTTTTGACAACATGGGGCGAGGGAATTGTTAGCGATCGCGTTTTGCCGTAAGAGTATTCCAACAAATAAATGATCCAAAATGTGTCATTGCGAATGGAGCGAAGCGGAATGAAGCAATCGCAAGAACTCGGAGATTACGCGATTGCTTCGTCGTTCCTCCTCGCAATGACAATTGGGTATTTTTTTACTTGGAACACTCTAAATTAATTGTAGGACTTATGCACTATACAAATTGACGATTATACGCGATCGCACTCAGAGCATGGCAGCGAGACTGGAAGCCGCTCCGCGTCTCTACGTCCCTCAACTCAACCTTGTATCTTAAGAATAGTAGTAGAGTGTATTGCATACAAACGAGAAGTTCTATATTCAAAACACCATCATTCGACCTCAGAAGCTGAAGATTCTCCTTTGCAGCAAGAACATTCTCACTGGAAACAGGAACATTCTCGTTTAGAACAAGAACGTTCTCACTGAAAACAAGAATACTTTAGTTTGAAACAGGAACATTCTCGTTTGCAACACGAAAGTTCGGGTTCTGAACATGAAACTTTGAGTTCAAAACAGGAAACTTGGAGCTAAAAGCTTGATTGATGAGGTTGGGAAGGTAAATTTTCCTGTTCTCATGAGAGATAATCGCGTAAATTTGCTAAATTCTCACGCACAGTCACAGTATTAGGATGATTCCCTCCTAAACTTCGCTCAAAAATATTCAAAGCTTGGAGAAACAGGGGTTCGGCTTGGTCGTACTTTCCTTGGGAATTGTAGAGATATGCCAAATTGTTGAGGCTTTGGGCGAAATGGGGATGATTATCTCCCAGCAGACGTTTATAGAGTTCTAAAGCTTGGAGAAACAGGGGTTCGGCTTGGTGGTACTTTCCTTGGGAATAGTAGAGTTTAGCCAAGTTGTTGAGACTTAAGGCGACATCGGGATGATTGTCTCCCAGCAGGCGTTGTCTGAGTTCTAACGCTTGGAGATAAAGGGGTTCGGCTTGGTCGTACTTTCCTTGGAAATAGTAGAGTAATGCCAAGTTGTTGAGGCTGGTAGCGACTGAGGGATGATTGTCTCCCAGCAGGCGTTGTTTCAGTTCTAAAGCTTGGAGATGCAGGGTTTCGGCTTGGTCGTACTTTCCTTGGGATTCGTAGAGTCCTGCCAAGTTGTTGAGGCTAGTGGCGACATCGGGATGATTGTCTCCCAGCAGGCGTTGTCTGAGTTCTAAAGCTTGGAGATACAGGGGTTCGGCTTGGTCATACTTTCCTTGGGAATAGTAGAGATGTGCCAAGTTGTTGAGGCTGCTGGCGACATGACGATGATTGTCTCCCAGTAGGCGTTTACAGAGTTCTAAAGCTTGGAGATACAGGGGTTCAGCTTGGTCGTACTTTCCTTGGGATTCATAGAGTCCTGCCAAGTTGTTGAGGCTGGCGGCGACATCGGGATGATTGTCTCCCAAGCGGTGTTGTACTGTTGATAAACACTGTTGATTCCAAGGTTCGGCTTGGGTATATAACCCTTGTCCTTCATAGAAGCGAATCAAGCCGACGAAAGTCCAAACTATATCTTCATCACTGACGTATTGAATGAGATTGTTTGCTACTTCAGCTATGTGTGCTATGGCAAGGGAAACAGTGTTAATTTCTTCAAGTATGGGAGTCCCAGGAATTTTTTTAGCAACTGCTACCATTACCTGAGAAAACGATCGCTTAAGTTCCTCTGCTTGCTCTAAACCTGTAAACTTAGATTGGAAAAATTCCCGCAGTAGGGGATGTAGTTGATAAATTCCTTCATCTTTGCGCTGGAGTAAATGCAGATTCAATAATTTATCATCCCGAATTTCCTCTAACTCGCCCTCATCTTTCTCTGTTAAGCACTGTTCTACAAAGTTCCAAGGTATGGGTGCGGCGGCAAATAAACTGAGTACACAGCCTAATAACTTATCACCCTCTGCTAATTCCTGCCAACTCAACTCAAAGGCGGCTTTTATTCCCCGTTGTGCTGTCATATCTGCTTCTGGGTTGACAGTTGCAGGTTGTTCTAGTCGCTTTTCCTTTAATCGCCCCATCATTTTCGATAGGGACAAATCCGGTTTTCGTGCCAAATATCGCCCCACCAACTCCAAACCCAAAGGCAAATACCCCAGCCATTCGCACAATTGATTTGCTACATCTAATTCTCTCTCAATTCGCTCTGGTGTTTCTGCCAGCAAAGACCGTAACAACTCCAACGCTGCATCTGGTTGTAATACATCTAAAGATAATTGCTTGATGGCTGCACCCAACTTTTTGCGCGTAGTCATTAACACTTTAAATCTGGAAGATGCGCCCTGTAGGTAAGGTCTGACTTGCTGGTAATCTGTAACATCATCCACCACCAGCAGCACATTACCCTCACGCCAATTCCGCCAGCAGTATTGTACTTGTGCAGGTAAATCAAATTCTTCTGGTGGCTTTAAATCAAGCTGAGTTCTGGCAAACCGCACCACTTGAGAGCCAAAATCCTCAACTTTCGCCTGTAACCAGCACAGTCCACCTTTGTAGTTTTCGCGCTGAGTCATGGCATATTGCAAGGCGAGTTCTGTTTTACCCAGTCCACCCATTCCCAAAATAGCCGCAATGGCTACTTGGTTATTTTCCTGCAATAGTTTGTGGAGTTCTTGCAGTTCTTCATCGCGTCCCACAAATTTCACCACCCCACTCAGGGGTAAATTTTGCGGTATTTCAGGATTTGACTTTACCCGTTCCTGTTCGGGCGACTGTAGTCAGTTGTATGTGTTGTGCTGTTCCCCAATTGTGATTTGTTGGGCAACCATTGCCCCTTTTTCAGCTTGGATACTTTCTGCTAACTTGGCAAAGTTATTCACAATTGCTGGCTGCGCTTGAATTTCTGCGGCTAATTTTTGAATTTCCTTCGCCTTGGGGGATTCATCTTGATTGATTGTGGCTTCTACTTCCCGCACCGATTGAGCAATATCGTCATCTTTATCGGCTGCGGCTT contains the following coding sequences:
- a CDS encoding tetratricopeptide repeat protein — translated: MGRDEELQELHKLLQENNQVAIAAILGMGGLGKTELALQYAMTQRENYKGGLCWLQAKVEDFGSQVVRFARTQLDLKPPEEFDLPAQVQYCWRNWREGNVLLVVDDVTDYQQVRPYLQGASSRFKVLMTTRKKLGAAIKQLSLDVLQPDAALELLRSLLAETPERIERELDVANQLCEWLGYLPLGLELVGRYLARKPDLSLSKMMGRLKEKRLEQPATVNPEADMTAQRGIKAAFELSWQELAEGDKLLGCVLSLFAAAPIPWNFVEQCLTEKDEGELEEIRDDKLLNLHLLQRKDEGIYQLHPLLREFFQSKFTGLEQAEELKRSFSQVMVAVAKKIPGTPILEEINTVSLAIAHIAEVANNLIQYVSDEDIVWTFVGLIRFYEGQGLYTQAEPWNQQCLSTVQHRLGDNHPDVAASLNNLAGLYESQGKYDQAEPLYLQALELCKRLLGDNHRHVASSLNNLAHLYYSQGKYDQAEPLYLQALELRQRLLGDNHPDVATSLNNLAGLYESQGKYDQAETLHLQALELKQRLLGDNHPSVATSLNNLALLYYFQGKYDQAEPLYLQALELRQRLLGDNHPDVALSLNNLAKLYYSQGKYHQAEPLFLQALELYKRLLGDNHPHFAQSLNNLAYLYNSQGKYDQAEPLFLQALNIFERSLGGNHPNTVTVRENLANLRDYLS
- a CDS encoding RNA-guided endonuclease InsQ/TnpB family protein encodes the protein MKTLKFKLYEHKRNRHLKRTINAAGVIYNHCIALHKRYYRMFGKHLNCAKLQAHIAKLRKRNSFWQSVGSQAAQDICQRIEKAYQLFFKHNNKGVRPPGFKKVKKYKSFTLKQAGYKFLGGNRVKIGSRVYQFWKSREIEGTVKTLTIKRTPLGELFMVLVVDEGSSEVEVKTGKIAGFDFGLKTFLTCSDGTKIESPQFFKQSLSAIKKASSRHSKKLKGSSNRERARKNLVRKHEDISNRRRDWFWKLAHELTDRFDILCFETLNLKGMQRLWGRQISDLAFGEFLQILEWVAKKKNKLVVFIDQWYPSSKTCSNCKHILESLDLSVREWRCPSCQSVNGRDENASRNICAVGASTVGLGDVRLATPAIAV
- a CDS encoding ribbon-helix-helix protein, CopG family, translating into MKKLTVRCSNEEYETLLKYCEETDRTQNDVLREMIRKLKKSRARSTGL